A region from the Aegilops tauschii subsp. strangulata cultivar AL8/78 chromosome 5, Aet v6.0, whole genome shotgun sequence genome encodes:
- the LOC141023380 gene encoding uncharacterized protein, which produces MGVMETDIMASSKSTVDVQRRISSCWHLRIPVLAADVILPPPFPRALPCLPPASTSPAALRPDAASTPWWLEEPALRFRSAPGRAAGRIRAGAVWLAWICPLLVGRGAGQEVEMPAAAGPWRRKGSSRKAMWRRRKALCRQQEAVRPGSSSSSERRLVPPDLYGLCFRCFGEGHRRQDCTKEPLCIRCGLSGHVSSQCSRPRSPISAEELRRAVIAKASRDRPAPRSDHGWEQRLLEPRQSAPLSSVAPSPLPLSSSLPVTAPLSEVCIVQRSTGMEDLERRLQLAVVVYVGCARPPVSCEEATVVLAAQLDIPRHRFSVHKYFLEDFLVVFASHEFRNRALARPVVLHLGVQFHIKPCCARLRRRRGACVSKLTF; this is translated from the coding sequence ATGGGAGTCATGGAGACGGACATCATGGCCAGCTCCAAGTCCACCGTTGACGTCCAGAGACGGATCTCCTCTTGCTGGCATCTCAGGATCCCTGTCTTGGCGGCTGATGTGATTCTACCCCCCCCCTTCCCGCGAGCCCTCCCCTGTCTCCCGCCGGCGTCCACCAGCCCCGCCGCTCTCCGCCCGGACGCGGCGTCCACTCCATGGTGGCTTGAGGAGCCCGCCCTCCGTTTCCGCTCCGCTCCAGGGCGAGCGGCCGGTCGTATCCGGGCTGGGGCTGTCTGGCTCGCCTGGATCTGCCCGCTCCTCGTTGGCCGCGGGGCCGGACAGGAGGTGGAGATGCCGGCGGCTGCTGGCCCCTGGAGGAGGAAGGGCTCGTCCCGCAAGGCTATGTGGCGCCGTCGCAAGGCGTTGTGTCGCCAGCAGGAGGCGGTCCGTCCggggtcgtcttcttcctccgaGCGGCGTCTGGTCCCGCCAGACCTGTATGGCCTCTGCTTTCGATGTTTCGGGGAAGGCCATCGCCGACAGGACTGCACCAAGGAGCCTCTCTGCATCCGCTGCGGGCTTTCGGGGCACGTATCCTCGCAGTGCTCTAGGCCGCGCAGCCCGATCTCGGCGGAGGAGCTCCGCAGGGCGGTCATCGCCAAGGCCTCCAGAGACAGACCGGCGCCTCGGTCGGACCACGGCTGGGAACAAAGACTGTTGGAGCCCAGGCAGAGCGCGCCGCTCTCATCGGTTGCGCCCAGTCCCCTTCCCCTGTCGTCCTCCCTTCCGGTGACTGCGCCCCTATCGGAGGTGTGCATCGTTCAGAGGTCGACTGGCATGGAGGATTTGGAGCGTCGTCTCCAGCTTGCGGTGGTCGTGTACGTGGGTTGTGCCAGGCCGCCGGTGTCATGCGAAGAGGCCACGGTGGTGCTTGCGGCTCAGCTGGACATTCCCAGGCATCGTTTTTCGGTTCACAAGTATTTCCTGGAGGACTTTCTGGTCGTTTTTGCTTCGCATGAGTTCAGGAACAGAGCGTTGGCGAGGCCAGTGGTTCTGCATCTGGGCGTTCAGTTCCATATCAAACCTTGTTGTGCCAGGCTCAGGCGACGGCGAGGTGCATGCGTGTCCAAGCTGACATTTTGA
- the LOC109735512 gene encoding uncharacterized protein, producing the protein MASTNGYGNVTGGGLPTHTATSKPPVDDPRHQKQRLRRRRGCLCCACLAVTLVLVAVVLLILFLTVLRVRDPTTRLVSTRLIGVAPRLTFPALNIQLNVTLLLTVSVHNPNPASFSFPSGGHTDLTYRGAHVGDAEIDPGRVPSKGDADVKLALTLQADRFAGDLAQLVADVEAGSLPLEASTRIPGRVAVFGVFKRHAVAYSDCSFVFGVAELGVRSQECRDHTKL; encoded by the coding sequence ATGGCGTCCACCAACGGCTACGGCAACGTTACCGGCGGCGGCCTCCCGACGCACACCGCCACCTCCAAGCCGCCCGTCGACGACCCGCGCCACCAGAAGCAGCGCCTGCGGCGCCGCCGCGGCTGCCTCTGCTGCGCGTGCCTGGCCGTCACCCtcgtcctcgtcgccgtcgtcctcctgaTCCTCTTCCTCACCGTGCTCCGCGTCCGGGACCCGACCACGCGGCTCGTCTCCACGCGCCTCATCGGCGTGGCCCCGCGCCTCACCTTCCCGGCGCTCAACATCCAGCTCAACGTCACCCTCCTCCTCACGGTGTCCGTGCACAACCCCAACCCGGCCTCCTTCTCCTTCCCGTCGGGCGGCCACACGGACCTCACCTACCGCGGCGCCCACGTCGGCGACGCCGAGATCGACCCCGGCCGCGTCCCCAGCAAGGGGGACGCGGACGTGAAGCTTGCGCTGACGCTGCAGGCGGACCGGTTCGCCGGGGACCTGGCGCAGCTGGTCGCGGACGTGGAGGCCGGGTCGCTGCCGCTGGAGGCCAGCACCAGGATCCCCGGGCGGGTGGCGGTGTTCGGCGTGTTCAAGCGCCACGCCGTCGCCTACTCCGACTGCAGCTTCGTATTCGGCGTCGCGGAGCTGGGCGTCCGCAGCCAGGAGTGCCGCGACCACACCAAGCTCTGA
- the LOC109735513 gene encoding uncharacterized protein: MAGAEVGHVVLDNSDTEVSEVVECDSTVVEVLEKSASKEFGLQLPLGNKEDIESLGTVCDLENNEGNAAEAITLNVVALEMSISCKAPDESISLGCQTPRGNIFDPFAPGPEEALCGAPKKNVVRGVETLSRRKLIFESDDFPVKRLSFEFDDSEEEDLYLQGICKMFLDLIISNQALEATGDGEAVLIDAIPPESYKTPESKPLLTGIADTCPDAPLRPSLKMIKLSPGICRKLDFGSVSPKTLFAEDNKS, from the coding sequence ATGGCGGGGGCTGAAGTAGGTCATGTGGTGTTGGATAACAGCGATACTGAAGTCTCAGAGGTTGTGGAATGCGATTCCACAGTTGTAGAAGTGCTGGAGAAGAGTGCCAGTAAAGAATTTGGTTTGCAACTTCCCTTGGGAAACAAGGAAGACATAGAATCCCTCGGCACAGTTTGTGATCTTGAGAATAACGAGGGTAATGCTGCTGAGGCAATCACTCTGAACGTGGTTGCACTAGAAATGTCCATCTCTTGCAAGGCTCCAGATGAAAGTATTTCACTGGGTTGTCAAACACCAAGGGGAAACATCTTTGACCCCTTCGCTCCAGGACCAGAGGAGGCGCTCTGTGGTGCGCCGAAGAAGAACGTGGTCAGGGGAGTAGAGACCCTCTCCCGCAGGAAGCTCATTTTTGAATCTGATGACTTCCCAGTCAAGAGGTTAAGCTTTGAGTTTGATGATTCGGAGGAGGAAGATCTGTATCTCCAGGGGATCTGCAAGATGTTTCTTGATCTGATCATCTCAAACCAAGCGCTGGAGGCAACCGGAGATGGCGAGGCTGTTCTGATAGACGCCATCCCACCTGAAAGCTACAAGACCCCTGAATCCAAGCCTCTGCTGACCGGCATCGCAGACACCTGCCCGGACGCTCCTCTGCGGCCATCTCTGAAGATGATCAAGCTCAGCCCAGGCATCTGCCGGAAGCTCGACTTCGGTTCGGTCAGCCCCAAGACTCTTTTCGCTGAAGACAATAAGAGCTGA